The Athene noctua chromosome 23, bAthNoc1.hap1.1, whole genome shotgun sequence genome window below encodes:
- the TSPAN2 gene encoding tetraspanin-2 isoform X6 — translation MADFASDKKSPEYFFMGLYVLVGAGALMTTVGFFGCCGAARESQCLLGAFFACLLVIFAAEVTAGVFAFIGKKVAIQESQKIYEDIYDDYMKNPGGKVNRTIYHYHLAFQCCGKDNMEQQMGLPCPENIQMPKNCLVEIENVIDANLRLVGIVGIAIAGITIFGMIFSMVLCCAIRNTRDMI, via the exons GACTCTATGTATTGGTGGGAGCAGGGGCTCTCATGACCACAGTTGGATTTTTTGGGTGCTGTGGAGCAGCGCGGGAGTCTCAGTGCTTACTTGGAGCA ttCTTTGCTTGCTTGTTGGTGATATTTGCGGCTGAGGTCACTGCTGGAGTATTTGCCTTTATAGGCAAGAAAGTG GCAATACAGGAATCCCAGAAAATCTATGAAGACATTTATGATGACTATATGAAAAACCCAGGGGGGAAGGTCAACAGGACTATCTATCACTACCACTTAGCT TTTCAATGCTGTGGTAAAGATAATATGGAACAACAAATGGGATTACCCTGTCCAGAGAATATCCAAATGCCAAAG aactgcCTGGTTGAAATTGAGAATGTAATTGATGCTAATCTGCGTTTAGTTGGAATTGTTGGAATTGCAATTGCTGGCATCACA ATCTTTGGCATGATATTCAGCATGGTTCTGTGCTGTGCGATCCGTAACACAAGAGACATGATCTAA
- the TSHB gene encoding thyrotropin subunit beta has protein sequence MSPFFVMSLLFGLTFGQTASLCAPSEYIIHVEKRECAYCLAINTTICAGFCMTRDSNGKKLLLRSALSQNVCTYKEMFYQTALIPGCPHHTIPYYSYPVAVSCKCGKCNTDYSDCVQEKVRTNYCTKPQKLCNM, from the exons ATGAGTCCCTTCTTTGTGATGTCTCTCCTCTTTGGCCTGACTTTCGGTCAAACAGCATCACTTTGTGCTCCTTCTGAGTACATAATCCACGTGGAGAAAAGGGAATGTGCCTACTGCCTGGCCATCAACACCACCATCTGCGCTGGATTTTGCATGACTCGG GACAGCAATGGCAAGAAGCTGCTACTCAGAAGTGCTCTGTCTCAGAACGTGTGCACATATAAAGAGATGTTCTATCAAACAGCACTGATTCCGGGCTGTCCGCATCACACCATCCCTTATTACTCCTACCCTGTGGCTGTGAGCTGCAAGTGTGGTAAATGTAACACTGATTACAGTGACTGTGTCCAGGAGAAGGTCAGGACAAACTATTGCACTAAACCACAGAAGCTCTGTAACATGTAA